A genomic segment from Pseudomonas sessilinigenes encodes:
- a CDS encoding MFS transporter yields the protein MPDTQRPLAVTLQVVSIVLFTFIGYLNIGIPLAVLPGYVHSDLGFGAVVAGLVISVQYLATLLSRPYAGRIIDNQGSKRAVMYGLVGCGLSGVFMLASAWLQPFPVLSLASLLIGRLVLGSAESLVGSGSIGWGIGRVGAQNTAKVISWNGIASYGALAIGAPLGVLLVKQLGLWSMGVSIILLAVLGLLLAWPKLAAPIVAGERLPFIHVLGKVFPHGCGLALGSIGFGTIATFITLYYATRDWSNAVLALSLFGASFIGARLLFGNLINRLGGFRVAIACLTVETLGLLLLWLASDAYWALAGAALSGFGFSLVFPALGVEAVNLVPASSRGAAVGAYSLFVDLSLGITGPLAGAIAAGFGFASIFLFAALASCSGLALSLYLYHQAPKQRKERESA from the coding sequence ATGCCAGATACCCAGCGCCCCTTGGCGGTCACGCTGCAAGTCGTTTCCATCGTCCTGTTCACCTTCATCGGCTACCTGAATATCGGCATCCCCCTGGCGGTGCTGCCAGGTTATGTCCACAGCGACCTGGGCTTCGGCGCGGTGGTCGCCGGCCTGGTGATCAGCGTGCAATACCTGGCCACCCTGCTCAGTCGCCCCTACGCCGGGCGCATCATCGACAATCAGGGCAGCAAGCGCGCGGTGATGTACGGCCTGGTGGGCTGCGGCCTGAGTGGTGTGTTCATGCTGGCGTCGGCCTGGCTGCAGCCGTTTCCGGTGCTGAGCCTGGCCAGCCTGCTGATCGGCCGCCTGGTATTGGGTAGCGCGGAAAGCCTGGTGGGCTCGGGCTCCATCGGCTGGGGCATCGGCCGGGTCGGCGCCCAGAACACCGCCAAGGTCATCTCCTGGAACGGCATCGCCAGCTATGGCGCCCTGGCCATCGGCGCTCCGCTGGGGGTGCTGCTGGTCAAGCAGCTGGGGCTGTGGAGCATGGGGGTGAGCATCATCCTGCTGGCTGTGCTCGGCCTGTTGCTGGCCTGGCCAAAACTGGCCGCGCCCATCGTCGCCGGCGAACGCCTGCCATTCATCCATGTACTGGGCAAGGTCTTCCCCCATGGCTGCGGCCTGGCCCTGGGTTCCATCGGCTTTGGCACCATCGCCACCTTCATCACCCTGTACTACGCCACCCGGGACTGGTCCAACGCGGTGTTGGCCCTGAGCCTGTTCGGCGCCAGCTTCATCGGTGCCCGGCTGTTGTTCGGCAACCTGATCAATCGCCTAGGGGGCTTTCGGGTGGCGATCGCCTGCCTGACCGTGGAAACCCTCGGCCTGTTGCTGCTGTGGCTGGCCAGCGACGCGTACTGGGCCCTGGCCGGAGCAGCCCTGAGCGGCTTCGGTTTCTCCCTGGTGTTCCCGGCCCTGGGGGTGGAAGCGGTGAACCTGGTACCCGCCTCCAGCCGGGGCGCGGCAGTGGGTGCCTACTCGCTGTTCGTCGACCTGTCACTGGGGATCACCGGCCCGCTGGCCGGGGCCATTGCCGCCGGTTTCGGCTTTGCCTCGATCTTTTTGTTCGCCGCCTTGGCCTCCTGCAGCGGGTTGGCGCTGAGCCTGTACCTGTACCACCAGGCCCCCAAGCAGCGCAAAGAACGCGAGAGCGCCTAG
- the arfB gene encoding alternative ribosome rescue aminoacyl-tRNA hydrolase ArfB, translated as MLVISNNVHLPDAEIELTAIRAQGAGGQNVNKVSSAVHLRFDIPASSLPPFYKERLLALRDSRITAEGVIILKAQQYRTQEQNRADALERLVELIQGAIKVEKKRRPTKPTLGSQKRRLEGKAKRGSIKAGRGKVDF; from the coding sequence ATGCTGGTGATTTCCAACAACGTGCATCTGCCGGATGCCGAGATCGAGTTGACTGCCATCCGCGCCCAGGGGGCTGGTGGGCAGAACGTCAATAAAGTGTCCAGCGCCGTGCATCTGCGCTTCGATATTCCTGCCTCATCGCTGCCGCCTTTCTACAAGGAGCGCCTGCTGGCGCTGCGCGACAGCCGTATCACCGCTGAGGGGGTGATCATCCTCAAGGCCCAGCAGTACCGTACCCAGGAGCAGAATCGTGCCGATGCCCTGGAGCGCCTGGTGGAATTGATCCAGGGCGCAATCAAGGTAGAGAAGAAGCGTCGACCCACCAAGCCTACCCTGGGCTCGCAAAAGCGTCGCCTGGAGGGCAAGGCCAAGCGGGGCAGTATCAAGGCCGGTCGTGGCAAGGTGGACTTCTAG
- the rluB gene encoding 23S rRNA pseudouridine(2605) synthase RluB, translated as MSDKDQNDQDIRPSGEKLQKVLARIGVGSRRDVETWISQGRIKVNGTEATLGLRVDLHDAISIDGKVIKREEAAESVRRVIMYNKPDGEICTRDDPEGRPTVFDKLPRPREGRWINIGRLDINTTGLLMFTTDGELANRLMHPSYEMDREYAVRVRGEVDDEMIDRLKAGVMLEDGPAKFTDIQQAPGGEGFNHWYHCVVMEGRNREVRRLWESQGLVVSRLKRVRFGPVFLNSDLPMGRWREMSQYEVDVLSAEVGLTPVAMPQLNAKSKEKLERLQRKSSRPMAKGERVRTLRPANGAPVAPRAPREPQLEGERPGRKPAARPDGERAPRAPRPAAGRGTPVAERPADTKRPAPKSKRPSPGLDKDAPSGKRRGAPAGRRKPE; from the coding sequence ATGAGCGATAAAGACCAGAACGACCAGGACATTCGTCCGTCCGGCGAGAAACTGCAGAAAGTCCTCGCCCGTATTGGCGTGGGCTCGCGCCGCGACGTCGAGACCTGGATCAGCCAGGGCCGGATCAAGGTCAATGGCACCGAGGCCACCCTGGGCCTGCGTGTCGACCTGCACGATGCCATTTCCATCGATGGCAAGGTCATCAAGCGTGAAGAGGCTGCCGAATCGGTACGCCGCGTCATCATGTACAACAAGCCTGACGGCGAGATCTGCACTCGCGACGACCCGGAAGGCCGTCCGACCGTGTTCGACAAGCTGCCGCGTCCTCGCGAAGGCCGCTGGATCAATATCGGGCGCCTGGACATCAACACCACCGGACTGCTGATGTTCACCACCGACGGTGAGCTGGCCAACCGCCTGATGCACCCTTCCTACGAGATGGACCGTGAGTACGCAGTACGTGTGCGCGGTGAAGTCGATGACGAGATGATCGATCGCCTCAAGGCGGGCGTCATGCTCGAAGACGGTCCTGCCAAGTTCACCGACATCCAGCAGGCACCGGGTGGAGAAGGCTTCAACCACTGGTATCACTGTGTGGTGATGGAAGGGCGCAACCGTGAAGTGCGCCGCCTGTGGGAGTCCCAGGGGCTGGTGGTCAGCCGCCTGAAGCGCGTGCGTTTCGGGCCGGTGTTCCTCAACTCCGACCTGCCCATGGGCCGCTGGCGCGAAATGAGCCAGTACGAAGTGGATGTGCTCAGCGCCGAAGTTGGCCTGACGCCGGTGGCAATGCCACAGCTCAATGCCAAGTCCAAGGAAAAGCTGGAGCGCCTGCAGCGCAAATCCTCGCGCCCCATGGCCAAGGGCGAGCGCGTGCGGACCCTGCGTCCGGCCAACGGCGCCCCGGTTGCCCCGCGTGCTCCGCGCGAGCCGCAACTGGAAGGTGAACGCCCTGGCCGCAAGCCAGCGGCCCGTCCGGATGGTGAACGTGCCCCACGGGCTCCACGTCCAGCGGCCGGCCGTGGCACCCCGGTAGCCGAGCGTCCGGCGGACACCAAGCGTCCGGCCCCCAAGTCCAAGCGCCCAAGCCCGGGTCTGGACAAGGACGCCCCATCGGGCAAGCGCCGTGGTGCACCTGCCGGTCGTCGCAAGCCTGAGTGA
- the phhA gene encoding phenylalanine 4-monooxygenase, giving the protein MPGLHSNRNEKFTIYTPNPRCNRTAARCKTPHPGVSLGSFITRTHSWQESSMKQTQYVAREPDAQGFIDYPPEEHAVWNTLITRQLKVIEGRACQEYVEGIEKLGLPHDRIPQLGEINKVLGETTGWQVARVPALIPFQTFFELLASKRFPVATFIRTREELDYLQEPDIFHEIFGHCPLLTNPWFAEFTHTYGKLGLKATKEERVYLARLYWMTIEFGLVETPAGRRIYGGGILSSPKETVYSLSEEPEHQAFDPLEAMRTPYRIDILQPIYFVLPELKRLFDLAHEDIMALVHQGMQLGLHAPKFPPKPKAA; this is encoded by the coding sequence GTGCCGGGACTTCACAGCAACCGTAACGAAAAATTTACGATTTACACACCAAACCCTCGATGCAATCGCACCGCTGCCCGCTGCAAAACGCCGCACCCTGGCGTATCACTGGGGTCATTCATAACAAGAACGCATTCCTGGCAGGAGAGCAGCATGAAGCAGACGCAGTACGTGGCCCGCGAGCCCGACGCGCAAGGTTTTATCGACTATCCACCCGAAGAACACGCGGTGTGGAACACCCTGATCACCCGTCAACTGAAAGTGATCGAGGGGCGTGCGTGCCAGGAGTACGTGGAGGGTATCGAGAAGCTCGGTCTGCCCCACGACCGTATCCCGCAGCTGGGCGAAATCAACAAGGTCCTGGGCGAAACCACCGGCTGGCAAGTGGCCCGGGTTCCGGCGCTGATCCCCTTCCAGACCTTTTTCGAACTGTTGGCCAGCAAGCGCTTCCCAGTGGCCACGTTCATCCGTACCCGCGAAGAACTGGACTACCTGCAAGAGCCGGACATTTTCCACGAGATCTTCGGCCACTGCCCACTGCTGACCAACCCCTGGTTCGCCGAATTCACCCACACCTACGGCAAGCTGGGCCTCAAGGCCACCAAAGAAGAACGGGTATACCTGGCCCGCCTGTACTGGATGACCATCGAGTTCGGCCTAGTGGAAACCCCAGCCGGCCGGCGCATCTATGGCGGCGGCATCCTGTCTTCGCCCAAGGAAACCGTCTACAGCCTCTCCGAAGAACCGGAGCACCAGGCCTTCGACCCGCTGGAAGCCATGCGCACGCCGTACCGCATCGACATCCTGCAGCCGATCTATTTCGTCCTGCCCGAGCTCAAGCGCCTGTTCGACCTGGCCCATGAAGACATCATGGCCCTGGTCCACCAAGGCATGCAGCTGGGCCTGCATGCGCCCAAGTTTCCGCCAAAACCCAAGGCGGCCTGA
- a CDS encoding amino acid permease, whose protein sequence is MSGQNSQSGELKRGLKNRHIQLIALGGAIGTGLFLGSAGVLKSAGPSMILGYAICGFIAFMIMRQLGEMIVEEPVAGSFSHFAHKYWGGFAGFLSGWNCWILYILVGMSELTAVGKYIHYWWPDVPTWASAAVFFVMINAINLANVKVFGEAEFWFAIIKVVAIVGMIALGSYLLVSGHGGPQASVSNLWSHGGFFPNGVSGLVMAMAIIMFSFGGLEMLGFTAAEADKPKTVIPKAINQVIYRILIFYIGALVVLLSLTPWDTLLGTLNASGDAYSGSPFVQVFSMLGSNTAAHILNFVVLTAALSVYNSGTYCNSRMLLGMAEQGDAPRALAKIDKRGVPVLSILASAVVTFVAVVLNYLIPQHALELLMSLVVATLVINWAMISYSHFKFRQHMNRTGQTSTFKALWYPYGNYVCLAFVVFILGIMLMIPGIQISVYAIPVWVVFMWVCYSIKVKRSAQQPLQAASSSLK, encoded by the coding sequence ATGAGTGGACAAAACTCGCAGTCAGGCGAGCTGAAACGCGGCCTGAAAAATCGCCATATCCAATTGATCGCCCTGGGTGGCGCAATCGGTACTGGCCTGTTCCTGGGTTCGGCAGGTGTACTCAAGTCCGCTGGCCCGTCGATGATCCTCGGCTATGCCATTTGTGGCTTCATCGCCTTCATGATCATGCGCCAGTTGGGCGAAATGATCGTCGAGGAGCCTGTGGCCGGTTCCTTCAGCCACTTCGCGCACAAGTACTGGGGCGGCTTTGCCGGCTTTCTCTCCGGCTGGAACTGCTGGATCCTCTATATCCTGGTGGGCATGTCGGAGCTGACGGCAGTCGGCAAGTACATCCACTACTGGTGGCCGGACGTCCCGACCTGGGCTTCGGCAGCCGTGTTCTTCGTCATGATCAACGCCATCAACCTGGCCAACGTCAAGGTTTTCGGCGAGGCCGAGTTCTGGTTCGCCATCATCAAGGTGGTGGCAATCGTTGGCATGATCGCCCTGGGCAGCTACCTGCTGGTCAGTGGGCACGGTGGCCCGCAGGCATCGGTGAGCAACCTGTGGTCCCACGGTGGCTTCTTCCCTAATGGGGTTAGCGGCCTGGTGATGGCCATGGCGATCATCATGTTCTCCTTTGGCGGCCTGGAAATGCTCGGCTTCACCGCCGCCGAGGCCGACAAGCCGAAGACCGTGATCCCCAAGGCGATCAACCAGGTGATCTACCGTATCCTGATTTTCTACATCGGTGCCCTGGTGGTGCTGCTGTCGCTGACCCCGTGGGACACTTTGCTGGGCACCCTCAACGCCTCCGGCGATGCCTACAGCGGCAGCCCGTTTGTCCAGGTGTTCTCGATGCTCGGTAGCAACACCGCGGCGCATATCCTCAACTTCGTGGTCCTGACGGCCGCCTTGTCGGTGTACAACAGCGGCACCTATTGCAACAGCCGCATGCTCCTGGGCATGGCCGAGCAGGGCGATGCCCCGCGTGCCCTGGCCAAGATCGACAAGCGTGGCGTACCGGTGTTGTCGATCCTGGCCTCGGCGGTGGTGACCTTCGTCGCGGTGGTACTCAACTACCTGATCCCGCAACACGCCCTGGAGCTGTTGATGTCCCTGGTGGTGGCCACCCTGGTGATCAACTGGGCAATGATCAGCTACTCGCACTTCAAGTTCCGCCAGCACATGAACCGTACTGGCCAGACCTCGACGTTCAAGGCCCTGTGGTACCCCTACGGCAACTACGTCTGCCTGGCATTCGTGGTGTTCATCCTCGGTATCATGCTGATGATCCCGGGTATCCAGATCTCGGTGTACGCGATCCCTGTGTGGGTGGTGTTCATGTGGGTCTGCTACAGCATCAAGGTCAAGCGCAGCGCTCAACAACCGCTGCAGGCCGCCAGCTCCTCGCTGAAGTAA
- a CDS encoding amino acid aminotransferase, which translates to MHFDAIGRVPGDPILGLMGAYASDPNPRKFDLGVGVYKDSQGLTPIPQAVKQAEQRLVDSQDTKIYIGGHGDAAFGKVINELVLGSGSPLIDQQRAGATQTPGGTGALRLSADFIAHCLPGRGVWLSNPTWPIHETIFAAAGVKVSHYPYVGSDNRLDVEAMLATLNQVPQGDVVLLHACCHNPTGFDLSHADWQRVLEVVRSRKLLPLIDFAYQGFGDGLEQDAWAVRLFAAELPEVLITSSCSKNFGLYRDRTGALIVCTQDAEKLLDVRSQLAHIARNLWSTPPDHGAAVVATILGTPELKTLWIDEVEAMRLRIAQLRAGLVEALQPHGLAERFAHIGVQRGMFSYTGLSPAQVQDLREHHSVYMVSSGRANVAGIDASRLDQLAAAIASVCKA; encoded by the coding sequence ATGCACTTCGACGCCATCGGTCGTGTGCCTGGCGACCCGATCCTCGGCCTGATGGGGGCCTACGCCAGCGACCCCAACCCGCGCAAGTTCGACCTGGGCGTGGGGGTCTACAAGGACTCCCAGGGCCTGACGCCGATCCCGCAGGCGGTCAAGCAGGCTGAACAGCGCCTGGTAGATAGCCAGGACACCAAGATCTACATCGGCGGCCACGGCGACGCGGCCTTCGGCAAGGTGATCAACGAGCTGGTGCTGGGCAGCGGCTCGCCGCTGATCGACCAACAGCGCGCCGGCGCCACCCAGACCCCTGGCGGTACTGGTGCCCTGCGCCTGAGCGCCGACTTCATCGCCCACTGCCTGCCAGGCCGTGGCGTCTGGTTGAGCAATCCGACCTGGCCGATCCACGAGACCATCTTCGCCGCCGCCGGCGTCAAGGTCAGCCACTACCCTTATGTGGGCAGTGACAATCGCCTGGATGTCGAGGCCATGCTGGCCACCCTGAATCAGGTTCCTCAGGGCGATGTGGTGCTGCTGCATGCCTGCTGCCACAACCCGACCGGTTTCGACCTCAGCCATGCCGACTGGCAGCGAGTGCTGGAAGTGGTGCGCAGTCGCAAGCTGCTGCCACTGATCGACTTCGCCTACCAGGGCTTTGGCGATGGCCTGGAACAGGACGCCTGGGCCGTGCGGCTGTTCGCTGCCGAACTGCCGGAGGTGCTGATCACCAGCTCCTGCTCGAAGAACTTCGGCCTGTACCGCGACCGCACCGGCGCCCTCATCGTTTGCACCCAGGATGCCGAGAAGCTGCTGGACGTGCGCAGCCAACTGGCGCATATCGCCCGCAACCTGTGGTCCACGCCACCGGACCACGGCGCTGCCGTGGTGGCGACCATCCTCGGGACGCCAGAGTTGAAAACACTCTGGATCGACGAAGTGGAAGCCATGCGCCTGCGCATCGCACAGCTGCGCGCTGGCCTAGTGGAAGCCCTGCAGCCCCATGGCCTGGCCGAGCGCTTCGCCCATATCGGCGTACAACGCGGGATGTTCTCCTATACCGGCCTGAGCCCTGCCCAGGTCCAGGACCTGCGCGAGCATCACAGCGTGTACATGGTCAGCTCGGGCCGGGCCAACGTGGCCGGTATCGATGCCAGCCGCCTCGATCAGCTGGCAGCGGCCATCGCCAGCGTCTGCAAGGCCTGA
- a CDS encoding cupredoxin domain-containing protein, translating into MSRLLCVLLLGCLAAPAWAQETRIDIREFMYNPHDVQVTVGTRVTWVNDDQIPHTVTETHKLFRSAALDTNDSFSYQFDTPGTYEYFCVLHPQMIGKIIVAPTPP; encoded by the coding sequence ATGAGCAGACTCCTCTGCGTGTTGCTCCTGGGATGCCTCGCGGCACCGGCCTGGGCCCAGGAAACCAGGATCGATATCCGCGAGTTCATGTACAACCCCCATGACGTGCAGGTCACGGTCGGCACCCGGGTCACTTGGGTCAACGATGACCAGATCCCCCACACGGTGACCGAGACCCACAAGCTGTTCCGCTCCGCGGCGCTGGACACCAACGATAGTTTTTCCTACCAGTTCGACACGCCAGGCACCTACGAATACTTCTGCGTCCTGCACCCGCAGATGATCGGCAAGATCATCGTCGCCCCTACGCCACCCTGA
- a CDS encoding metallophosphoesterase family protein — translation MDTHDTSHRQFADTLQNPQRRTLLKCSAWAGAGVLWALSGGIPKAFALDQAGQPTDPAALNSSFHFVQISDSHIGFNKEANPDPAQTLQVAIDKVLALPKPPSLILHTGDITHLSRPEEFDTAAQLLKGLPSTVHYVPGEHDTLDEGGGQLYLQRYGKGTKGNGWYSFDQQGVHFIALVNVFNLLPGHEATLGAEQLAWLADDLRAVSSSTPIVVFTHIPLWTIYQPWGWGTEDGDQAIALLRRYGCVTVLNGHIHQVIQKVEGNITFHTARGTAYPQPAPGAAANPGPMTVAADQLRNYLGITDVRATQGEHPLALLDSTLV, via the coding sequence ATGGACACTCATGACACATCCCACCGTCAATTTGCCGATACGCTGCAAAATCCCCAGCGACGCACCTTGCTCAAGTGCTCGGCCTGGGCCGGCGCCGGGGTTCTCTGGGCCCTGAGCGGGGGTATTCCAAAAGCCTTCGCCCTGGACCAGGCAGGCCAGCCGACAGACCCGGCGGCGCTGAACAGCAGCTTCCACTTCGTGCAGATCAGCGACTCGCACATCGGCTTCAACAAGGAGGCCAACCCCGACCCGGCCCAGACCTTGCAGGTGGCCATCGACAAGGTGCTGGCCCTGCCCAAGCCGCCGTCGCTGATCCTGCACACCGGGGATATCACCCACCTGTCCCGCCCCGAAGAATTCGATACCGCCGCACAACTGCTCAAGGGGCTGCCTTCCACCGTGCATTACGTTCCCGGGGAACACGATACCCTCGACGAAGGCGGCGGGCAGCTTTACCTGCAACGCTACGGCAAGGGCACCAAGGGCAATGGCTGGTACAGCTTCGACCAGCAGGGCGTGCACTTCATTGCCTTGGTCAACGTGTTCAACCTGTTGCCTGGCCACGAAGCCACCCTGGGAGCCGAGCAACTTGCCTGGCTGGCGGACGACCTGCGCGCTGTGAGCAGCAGCACGCCCATCGTGGTCTTCACCCACATCCCGCTGTGGACCATCTATCAGCCCTGGGGCTGGGGCACCGAGGACGGCGACCAGGCCATCGCCCTGCTACGCCGCTATGGCTGTGTGACCGTCCTCAACGGGCATATCCACCAGGTCATCCAGAAGGTCGAGGGCAACATCACCTTCCATACCGCTCGCGGCACCGCCTACCCACAGCCCGCCCCGGGAGCGGCAGCCAATCCCGGGCCGATGACCGTGGCCGCCGACCAGCTGCGCAACTACCTGGGCATCACCGATGTCCGGGCCACACAGGGCGAGCATCCGCTGGCCCTGCTCGATTCGACCCTGGTCTGA
- a CDS encoding sigma-70 family RNA polymerase sigma factor: MTRFEELFLPHLDAAYNLARWLTGNDSAAQDVVQESALRAVKFLHRFDGGNAKAWFLTIVRNESYNWLRASTRHASVTFEESGLGDDPALFDGQTPEWQVIRGQEADQLARALQALAPAFREVIVLKELEDMHYKEIARIVDIPLGTVMSRLARARAMLRLQLQKSGHA; this comes from the coding sequence ATGACGCGATTCGAGGAATTGTTCCTGCCGCACCTGGACGCGGCCTATAACCTCGCGCGCTGGCTGACCGGCAATGACAGTGCGGCCCAGGATGTGGTGCAGGAAAGCGCCTTGCGGGCCGTGAAGTTCCTGCATCGTTTCGACGGCGGCAATGCCAAGGCGTGGTTCCTGACCATTGTCCGCAACGAGAGCTACAACTGGCTCAGGGCCTCGACCCGCCACGCGTCGGTAACGTTCGAGGAGTCCGGCCTGGGGGACGATCCGGCGCTGTTCGATGGGCAAACGCCCGAGTGGCAGGTGATCCGCGGGCAGGAGGCCGATCAGCTGGCTCGCGCGCTCCAGGCCCTGGCGCCGGCCTTTCGTGAGGTGATCGTGCTCAAGGAGTTGGAAGACATGCACTACAAGGAGATCGCCAGGATCGTCGATATTCCCCTGGGGACGGTCATGTCGCGGCTGGCCCGCGCCCGGGCCATGCTCCGGTTGCAATTGCAGAAGTCCGGCCATGCATGA
- a CDS encoding anti-sigma factor family protein → MHEIDCKTCRDWLHGYLDTELEANAMAEVAEHLRHCAECAAECAEVQRLITETRAHAPYHVAPAALRRSLLASIEVPAASGGLLQKLLGSRGWRWLAPGFSTLALALSLALYLATPSSEQPWLDEAVSSHVRSLMVDHLNDVASSDRHTVKPWFTGKLDFAPPVFDFSAQGYPLLGGRLDYLQQQNVAALTYGRARHLINLFVMPTTQGDSEPQQQTLRGYNLVDWHHDHLRFILVSDLEPGELQALGQLVRKGP, encoded by the coding sequence ATGCATGAAATCGACTGCAAGACCTGCCGTGACTGGCTGCACGGCTACCTGGATACCGAGCTGGAGGCCAACGCCATGGCCGAGGTGGCCGAGCACCTGCGCCATTGTGCCGAGTGTGCCGCCGAGTGTGCCGAGGTACAGAGGCTGATCACCGAAACCAGGGCCCATGCGCCGTATCACGTGGCACCGGCTGCCTTGCGGCGCAGTCTGCTGGCCAGTATCGAGGTGCCCGCGGCTTCAGGTGGCCTGTTGCAGAAGTTGCTGGGGAGCAGGGGGTGGCGCTGGCTGGCCCCTGGTTTTTCCACCCTGGCGCTGGCCCTGTCCCTGGCGCTCTACCTGGCGACGCCTTCCAGCGAGCAGCCGTGGCTGGATGAAGCGGTGTCCAGCCATGTGCGTTCGCTGATGGTCGATCACCTGAACGATGTCGCGTCCTCGGACCGGCATACGGTCAAGCCCTGGTTCACTGGCAAGCTCGATTTCGCGCCACCGGTCTTCGACTTCAGCGCCCAGGGCTATCCGTTGCTGGGCGGACGCCTGGATTACCTGCAGCAGCAGAATGTGGCGGCCCTGACCTATGGTCGCGCACGGCACTTGATCAACCTGTTCGTCATGCCCACGACACAGGGCGATAGCGAGCCGCAGCAGCAGACCTTGCGTGGCTACAACCTGGTCGACTGGCACCATGACCATCTGCGTTTCATCCTGGTTTCCGACCTGGAACCGGGCGAATTGCAGGCGCTGGGGCAGTTGGTCCGCAAGGGGCCTTGA
- a CDS encoding leucyl aminopeptidase produces MDPIRAIRHFLYYLERHPALNGLGPARVVIGHTAEYQAMIATIIEQARQATQLNISALRLDLEPAENLVRAITECDLYIFFYDSSTLPQPRPDGPEFLRPLHGLMAEHWKKSLLFKDYGEYFYDTFSVEPQRIADLNATLIRRLSQASTLSFSDPQGSYFEAPLDTVKKWTDINGVGNYDLAPGEIATHSDQINGHVKFLGTFLSTIPFARKYGVLETPLELWIENSSIRQVATQVPGLANDFNKYLDANPSNRRIEELGIGTNEGIKSLYGRNSGFEERHCGLHLGLGGGAKGSHHLDLIFSSGVLAADNKPVFDGQFAF; encoded by the coding sequence ATGGACCCAATTCGCGCCATCCGTCATTTCCTGTACTACCTCGAACGGCACCCGGCCCTGAACGGCCTGGGCCCGGCCAGGGTAGTGATCGGCCATACCGCCGAGTACCAGGCGATGATCGCAACCATCATCGAACAAGCCCGCCAGGCCACGCAGCTGAACATCAGCGCCTTGCGCCTGGACCTGGAACCGGCCGAGAACCTCGTCCGGGCCATCACCGAATGTGACCTCTACATCTTTTTCTACGATTCCTCGACCCTGCCCCAGCCACGTCCCGACGGGCCTGAATTCCTGCGCCCGCTACATGGACTGATGGCCGAGCACTGGAAGAAATCCCTGTTGTTCAAGGATTACGGCGAGTACTTCTACGACACCTTCAGCGTCGAGCCACAGCGTATCGCCGACCTCAATGCCACCCTGATCCGACGCCTGTCCCAGGCCAGCACCTTGAGCTTCAGCGACCCACAGGGCTCGTACTTCGAAGCCCCCTTGGACACGGTGAAAAAATGGACCGACATCAACGGTGTCGGCAACTACGACCTGGCGCCAGGGGAAATCGCCACCCACAGTGACCAGATCAATGGCCATGTGAAGTTTCTCGGCACCTTCCTCAGTACCATCCCGTTCGCCCGCAAGTACGGGGTGCTGGAAACGCCCCTGGAACTGTGGATCGAGAATTCGAGCATTCGCCAGGTCGCTACCCAGGTTCCCGGGCTGGCCAACGACTTCAACAAATACCTGGACGCCAACCCCTCGAACCGGCGGATCGAGGAACTGGGGATCGGCACCAACGAGGGCATAAAGTCGCTGTACGGACGCAACTCCGGCTTCGAGGAGCGCCATTGCGGCCTGCACCTGGGCCTGGGGGGCGGCGCCAAGGGCAGCCATCACCTGGATCTGATCTTCAGCAGCGGAGTGCTGGCAGCGGATAACAAGCCAGTGTTCGACGGGCAGTTCGCCTTCTAG
- a CDS encoding 4a-hydroxytetrahydrobiopterin dehydratase, with protein MTALNQAHCEACRADAPQVSDEELPVLIKQIPDWNIEVRDGVMQLEKVFLFKNFKFALAFTNAMGEISEAEGHHPGLLTEWGKVTVTWWSHSIKGLHRNDFIMAARTDEVAKTAEGRK; from the coding sequence ATGACCGCTCTGAACCAAGCCCATTGCGAAGCCTGCCGCGCCGATGCCCCTCAGGTCAGCGACGAAGAACTGCCGGTACTGATCAAGCAGATCCCTGACTGGAACATCGAAGTTCGCGACGGCGTGATGCAGCTGGAAAAAGTCTTCCTGTTCAAGAACTTCAAGTTCGCCCTGGCCTTCACCAATGCCATGGGCGAGATCTCCGAGGCCGAAGGCCACCACCCAGGCCTGCTGACCGAGTGGGGCAAGGTGACCGTGACCTGGTGGAGCCACTCCATCAAGGGCCTGCACCGCAACGACTTCATCATGGCCGCCCGTACTGACGAAGTGGCCAAGACCGCAGAAGGACGCAAGTAA